Proteins encoded in a region of the Quercus lobata isolate SW786 chromosome 8, ValleyOak3.0 Primary Assembly, whole genome shotgun sequence genome:
- the LOC115958204 gene encoding uncharacterized protein LOC115958204 gives MKKLYKKGQVHPSPPSIADHLALLPATILTLTATLSAEDKEVLAYLIISCSNTCTNFSSHTKTILSSNGDGDAGDHTPMFECNCFRCYMSFWARWDASPSRELIHEIIEAYEEELVKKQERSTKSKKERRKRACNELKDGERDSGEALLNNEFGQSVSVDVSRGDGDEFVMEKGSVRKIMSFIGERIWGVWNRV, from the coding sequence ATGAAGAAACTCTACAAGAAAGGCCAAGTGCACCCATCACCGCCATCTATCGCCGACCACTTGGCGTTGCTTCCTGCAACAATCCTAACCCTCACTGCGACACTCTCGGCTGAAGACAAAGAAGTCTTGGCCTACCTCATCATCTCATGCTCCAACACTTGTACCAACTTTTCTTCTCATACAAAAACTATCCTCAGTAGTAATGGTGATGGTGATGCTGGAGACCACACACCTATGTTTGAGTGCAACTGCTTTAGGTGTTATATGAGCTTTTGGGCACGATGGGATGCTTCGCCAAGCCGTGAACTCATACATGAAATCATTGAGGCTTATGAGGAAGAATTGGTTAAGAAGCAGGAAAGGAGCACCAAGAGCAAGaaggagagaaggaagagagccTGTAATGAGTTAAAGGATGGGGAGAGAGATTCTGGGGAGGCGTTGTTGAATAATGAGTTTGGTCAGTCTGTCTCTGTGGATGTGAGCCGCGGTGATGGTGATGAGTTTGTGATGGAGAAGGGGTCTGTGAGGAAGATTATGAGTTTCATTGGAGAGAGGATTTGGGGTGTTTGGAATAgggtttaa